In Garra rufa chromosome 14, GarRuf1.0, whole genome shotgun sequence, the genomic stretch GTTCTATGTTTTTCAATAAACACACCACAAGACTGAATGCATGATGTCAAAGTGTGAATGGTTCCTAAATGGCTTTTACAATGGCACACACTTATGTTCACTAGAATGTTAAgccatttttttactttttgtttttcacTGTTCATGTTGCATATACTGTAGcaaaattaacagtttaatatttagtaaaaaaaaaaaaaaagtgtgtgacTAAAGACGTTTTCTGATATTCACAACAGTAAAAACTTAGCACTTATCTTTAAGCAACTTAAACTGGACAAAACAGTGACGCAGTGCTatcagatatatatattttttttttccaattaatGCCATAATAACAGATAATGCTATATCTCACCCATTTTAGCTTCACAAATGTACAATGACCATGCTGCATAAACAAGATGTAAATAATAATAGGTATGAAGTCAGCAAATCATGACAGCTAGTTCATGGTTTACTGTGTTATTTGTACTGCTGTTGTGTTAAAAACGACTGTGTTaagaatatttttaatttaaaatattgtaaaaaatgcCTTCATTTTTGTGCATGAAGTTGTTTATCAGGCATGTATGTCTGCAGTATAATTGCATATCTTGAAAATGAAACTTTTATGGGCCTAGGTTGATCTGTTTTCTATGTTTTTGAACAAGCACAATAGACTGCTGTTTGACTCTTGATTCGTTTTAGGCTCAAGTTCAAGTTCCTTTGTGTGGTGGGTAAACACGCTACTGCACTCAACCACAAAGTGCGAACATTTTTACACCACTTTCACTTTTGATTTGAGGTACGGACAAAGACTGGTAAGACTATTACTTTATGTTTTGCAACGCACATGTTAAATACCAACGTTAACAGTATAACATTGTTTTTGTTGACAACTGTGTTGATAAACAGGCAACTAAACGCATTCTCGTAAGCAAGACTGTAAATAGGCTACTACACTGCAACATTTCTCAATCCAAGCTTAGACTATAGCTTCCGGGTTCTAACAGTGTAAACAACTTATTAACACTATTACTCTAAAAACACTTACTGCAGCCTACATGTTTTATACCAAGGGGCTTATTGTCATTTACCTGTCAAAAAGGGTTCAAGAGGACTTTTTGAGCCGAGAAAAAAGAAGTGAGTGCCACTATGAGGCTAAGAAGTTCAAGTACTTTTTCAGGTGAGTATAATTCAGCATAATCATCTCACTCAACCAAGCAATGTTTTATTGCTTTGTCTTTCTGCTCCGTGATAATGCAACCCAACAGCCGGTTTACGATCAGTTTCCCACAAATGAATCTAATGTTTTGTATAATGCTATCCTATTTAAACGCTATATCAGACATTTTAAACAGTACTGACTATATTTGTACCTGAACTATACGAAGTAAAGTAGAGGCCGGTACCTGGGTGGAAAAACCCAGAGTTGAGTTTCATGGGTTTCATTTTCTTTCTTGATAGCCAGTTGCGtgtacaacacaattaactatacaaacttgtgtaacccactattcctacactgcaacAAGCATTTGAGAAAGTGAATGTATACATTAATGCTTTTTGAACATGTTTATTTAAGCATATTTATCATAATTCACATGAACATTCTCAACATTTTTTAAGGCAATCAATGTATAATTAGCTGTGCTATATCTAACTTTATACATGCAGAAGTGCTGCTTTTATAAATTAACTATCTAGCTAACAAAATTGGTGTCAATTATACTGCATCTTTGaaagtgaaaaaaacaaaacaagccaactatagttaaactaaaatttgactctgagCAGCTTTATACATACAGGCCCTGAGGACTGCTGTGATATGCTCATATTTTCTCATTCTAGTCAAAAGAAACATTttgcatataaataaatactaatttcATAAGCTGATTTTACAGaacacaaaaatgtgtttattttcacTGCAATATGCATAGATTTGACAGAGGTCTTTctggggccgtatgtataaagcttctcagagtcaaattttagtcttaagtgtttcaaaattctaagagtgacgtaattttactcttatttctggacttaagataaagagtgattcataaaagttcttaagtgttaagactaggtctcagctcctaaattatttaagagagttggagaggtctcctaacctagttaggagtaacacaatggcagcaaaaaggaggaaacacacactttacaatacacatatgacatattggagttatatgatgatatggagttgataaaatgatacaatcgtgaccatcaagcattctttaatgtatttatttttgtaattgaccaagtaataagcataataacttaatccactctacaaatcaatgctctagctgcaataatatgtttgtttgtttatttattttcactggaaaatttgaaagattgtaaaaatgcagcaaagcactggtgatgacacagtaagcagggtcttaaatattgtgacactaacctcaccaaacacatcagtgaccaaaagtgatgtgcggagggttttaatgacctcacatttcacttaaaccatcaaaatatgaaaaaaagttagttaaaacagtcacacaatgtagccgatgaggatgaggacataatggtgagttcaatgatctatataatataaatatatcagtgggagagtgttgtaatctaaataaggttcaaagtctcaaaagggggaaggacgtcaacaaatctagtgacaaaatcactaaactgtcaacattgacattgaatacaacataatcagttattaattttgtgttggtcctctcttgtttttgcatgtgttcataatttctttgtaggaCAGAAATGCCAAAAAAtgacacattttactgcattattatcaaaaaaataaaagtaaaacaatggactccaagcaaatatgcaatatgcttacaaaatcagtaacacttttttctctctcttggccacaacttaaaggcagtttattgactttccaactgaccgtcaaaccatgctgcaaaacaagaaactttctttgagttcttggagctgttcacatcattgctccaactgtaaatgaggagacatggatttcaaagcatcaataataatttgtgataattttccacaatgcaaagcatttgtttaaatacactgaaatattaaatagtgtcttaattaaatgtttgtattgtagttccatcaaataattggtgttgtgctgctgtgactcacatgagcaggctcactattggctgattcagaggtcaagggcggccattttgtgtttcaatcattgtagtccttaatttacaacacttaagtcagaacttaagaatcagtctcaaactttactgaaagttgcttttagattctttataaaagtctcctactcttaaaaaaagtcctacttcttactaagaattttttgacacttaagtcaaagtttaagactactcTTAAGAGCATTCTTCaagttttatacatacggcccctggTATTTAATGCTTTTCAtctaatgtcttttttttattattttagctataATTTTGtcttgactatatgtaaacaactattatgtaaaatatattagatttaggacagtactaaataaaaacatgtgGAAACAGATATCATGAGCTTAATACTAAAAACCAGGGTGATGGATCTCAGGTCACAGAACTGATCAAGAAAATACAGGAGATGGTGCAAGGCAACAAAGGCGGCCATTATGAAATAAACAGAGATACTTTACAGTGTGTGGGAGAGAAGAGGAAAGAACAAGAAAAAAGAGCAAAGGAAAGACAAGTGAAGATTCAGCAGCTGAAAGAAGAGACAAGTACAACTAGTAAGCTTTTTCCTAACTCTCAATATGGTAATTCTGGAACAATCCCCTTTTTACAGTAAGTGTTATTAACATTTGTAAGTGTGATTTGTGCTAGAAAAGTTGACTGAAACGTAACCTTTTCAGAGATATATGTTTTTCCTCATTCAAGcagatatattttttatcattacCAATTCTGCCAGTTCTGCCGTTGCTTTTAAACGTTGGTATAACATGATGACTTTTTAATTATATAGACCATACGTAACGTACGTAACAGTCTTACGTATGTTTGCATGTGCCCAACAGAAAATGAACATCGTCTCTCAGAGCTAAGGATAGTGTTGCTGGGTTATAATGAATCTGGGAAGAGTTCAGCAGGAAACACCATCCTGGGCAAATCTGCATTTGATTTAAAACGATCACTTACATCTGCAGTTCGAAAAGGAGATGTTGCAGGAAGACACATTATTGTGGTCGACACTCCAGGCCGAAGAAGAACCTACTGTTCGAAATACACCCCCAGACTCTATAAAGATGAGATTGTGTTGAGTTCATCTCTTTGTCCTCCAGGACCACAAGTCTTTCTGCTGGTCATAAGAGTGGACGTTTCTTTCACTGAAGTGCACAGAAGGGCAGTAGAAGAACATGCAGCCTGTCATGGTAAAAATATTTGGGATCACATGATTGTTCTCTTTACCTTTGGTGACTGGTTGGGAGAGACAGACATTGAACAGTTAATTGAGAGTGAAGGAGAATCTCTTCAGTGGATAATAAACCAATGTGGAAACAGGTATCATCTCTTCAATAACAAGAACACAGATGATGGCAATCAAGTGACAGAGCTGTTTAAAAAGATAGAAGAGATGGTTGCAGGAAACAGATTACGCTGTTTTAAGATAGATAATCAACATATAGAAGAGgtgaaaaaaaggaaaataaaagtagagaaaaaaattaaatatatacaagAGGAAGTGCAAAAAAGAAGTAAATTGAGAAATGCGATTTCAggtgagtaaaagtaaaaaatatttcatagtgTATTGTAAACTTTAAGTTTCATTAAGTCATGTTCATGTTCTATTTTCCTCTTTTTAAGGAAATGCTAAACTTTCTGAAATGAGGATGGTGTTGCTTGGATCATACTGCTGCAGCATGAGTTCAGCAGGAAACACAATTTTGGGTAGGAAGGTGTTTAACAGCAGAAGATCAGATGTGAATCTAGAAGAAAATGGGGAAGTTGCAGAAAGGAAGCTCAGTGTGGTTTGCACACCAGGTTTTGCTAAAGATTACCTTACTGAAAAAAGACTTGAGGATGTTAAGCTCAACATCCTGAGAAGTATGACAGAAAGCTCCTCTGGAACACATGCTTTCATATTAGTCCAGAGTGTTGAATCTTCCTTTTCAGTTGAAGAGAAGAGCGCACTAGAGAAAATCATGGAGCCTCTCGGTGAAAGAGTCTGGAATCACATGTTGGTTCTGTTCACCGTTGGAGATCTAGGAGAAACTCCCATAGAGTTATTCATTGCAAGTGAAGGTGATGCTCTCCTGTGGCTCATTGAGAAGTGTAGGAACAGGTATCATGTTCTCAACTGTAAGAACAATGGTGTTGAATCTCAGGTCACAGAACTCCTGGAGAAGATCGAGGAGATGATGGCAGAAAATAGAGGACAACCATATGAAATAGACAGAGAGACTTTACAATGTGTGAAAGAGAAGATGAGAGCAGAGGACAAGAGTGCAGAGAAAAGAAGAATGAATAGATCAGATCCTATTCCCATTAAAAAGGGGGGAAGTATGGATATACCTTTAAATAGTAAGTTTCTTTTTTCCCTCTGCACACAGTAGGATATCAGAAGGTCTGTCTGATacattaatttatttctttgcaGTTGTTAAAGGATGCAGTTCTTCCTCGGGGTATTTGTCTATGAGCATCTCATCTCAAGGAATACCTGAAGAGTACCAAGTCAGCAAGTCACAGTGTATAGAAATGACCTCTGGATTGGAGTCTTTTGACTCTGATAAAGAGCCTCATTTAGAGTAAGATGCAGATCAATTGCAGCTTTATTTACATTATAGATTCTGAAATGCCTTATAAATCACGAGAAAAGACAGTGTTtatttttacatgtatttttatGGTCTGGTGCCAACTTTACATTGAAAGTGAGCTATTTATAGAAATGTGCTGAAATACGATCTCTCCTCTAATCTTTGCAGGTTTACCACTTAGCTTACTAGTTTTACATACAAATCTGTAGTAATTCACTCATTTTAAACCTAAATTAACCTTTAAATACATTTCCCGAACTTTCAGCATTAAGACAATTACAATACAAAGTTCATAATGAGATAGGAAATGTTGCTATATTGCTGATATCATGACTTTGAAATCAgattaaatatttagtttatcagagattacatgtttttttaattgtgtgtAGGGTTAGTGGGTGTCTTTGTGTGTTTCTTATTTAGCAGGAGCCATTAAAGCTATTGTTTCTTaaaattagattttcttttttgtttaaaatctCCTTTGGGTTTTTCTTCCCAGACATGTACTCATTTTTGGACCATAAATATATGAGAAGTACTTGTAGGTTTTCTCATTTAACTCTCACACAGCAGCCCTCTATTTTGTTTCTTTACTGACAGAAGACCCTTCCCATATCTGTcggctttatttaatttttgtatttaaaatgatGCCTCATAAACCAGGCCCAGCTCCACGGGGGGCCAGGGTGGGCCTGGCCCACGCAATCAGAAGCTTGGCCCACCCGAGCCCCACACTATAGACTAACAGCCAATCACAAAATTAGTGCGATATTCAGTAGAGctccatacatacatacatacacacacacacacacacacacacacacacacacacacacacacacatacacacacacatatatatatatatatatatatatatatatatatatatatatatatacatgggcgacattaggggggggcaagggggggcagttgccccccctatggaatcctcgacagccccgctgcaactgctttagccaagcttaggctcggttgtacttgggaactagacggtgctatataaccctcaaacgaaagcaaagcaattgaagatctggcaaactatccaacgtgtttttgcagcgttgagcaatgtagccaatcacagacatatctgttgtttcgaacaattagaaacacttgtcagaattcactcactgctgaaagcgcctgatcggtttttattaagtgccgttttgtgcgctcgtgaatcatcttatgagtgtagacgcgatgtaaataaaatattaattgtgtagtttagagagctttattaattataacggaattttgtgagatctctatgaacttttagtgataataaggggagcgtgctttgcactttccaggctataatccatttagaatttgtatgaaactttcgtttttcggcacatgcaagctgatatgttttgggagtgacatttgcatatttacactgggtttattctcgaaataacggtgaagcaatagacgggataaaaatatattttccccttctcccaaaacaacttactgtttcagctataaaatagttcagttttgtatgtaatggcaaaatgtttatatttagtttcgttttttatttagctaatttagaaaaacgcttggagcattttttattcgttaaatatatatatatttaccgaacagcgcccagcggaagactgatcattgtctgtttgatcagtttgccttctcaaatcatcacgacttgcctaaaatgaaatctatagatataaaacagttcaagtataaaacaatggtagtttaaatgTTACAGATAAATGTGCAGAAAGcacatagtttgtgcagaaagtggaagctaaagcttgcaggacatcgaggcaccagcgcaatcacttgcatttttttcatttgaaaaaatttaaaattatccgtcatttttgctcacaaagtacgagtaatacatcgaaaaaaacgttacagcatttttataaaataaagaaaacaaaaattatgtgctttctgccgtctggttcttgaacaggagtgcttaacaaaatgaagcgaaatgcatgcctcacagacataataaatacatttatagaaagctttaaattattacttaacgaaataaaacaaatcaaaagcacaaactctttcatgtaatccgtaaagatgaatttctctctaaaggcgcgtccaaaaaggagattgccagtcaggatctttgcgacactgactcagaatacacaaattaattaataaataattcatttatgtccttactctttcctcgacacattcattgttatttatttttgccgatgcttggggcgagttttagcctattgtgtgcgcttgaacgggattcagctgcgctaaagcacactaaactgtgtctgagtcggtctcaaaagtgaaagtaaaagtgaagtttcgtgttgtttccaccagcgcggcattttttttcttcaccataattgatggatgtctaaattatgaaaataaggagaagcctaaaacaggcccgatgccggcccgggtctgaactatgacgtgaaaatcggcccgaagccgtagccctggggtgtaaaaaaaagtcagggcccatcggcccgggctgaagtgcagcgctttaattgactgctttgatgtgctgcaataccgtagggcactgttttaatgcttacatctgattttttttttcttgccccccctgactcaagagtcaaatgtcgcccatgtatatgtatatatatatatatacatacatatatatatatatatatatatatatatatatatatattacaacacATTTTTGTATTGTAACGTATTgcattgtatataattttcgcactatcaatatgcagggtattaaaatcgcttttaaatgagtgctcgcgctgtttacttttactttcgatttcgCGATAACGCGCACTCTGtttaaagggagcagcacatcttataataacagatatttgtcagtgagcacAGTGCAGCTCAAGTTGGATGCaaggttgccaagtccgcgttttttcctcacggaattggtctacttttaaactgttgccatgggttgatttccccccatggtttaaatgtttgaaatattgcagaaattaaatttcaataaaatggctgcatttaaatattttgtgttttgtgaAGGCTACTGGTAGGAAGTCTTTAAGCTGTGTTTATGATAAATGTGCACgactgtaaaatgtgtattttagatatgGAAATGACGTATATATGTTTTGATGTCTGGGATACGGTCAGTGCACTATTTTGGGTTGTTCTTGACTGGCCATTGGGCTAGTTATGTTATATAGACCTGGTAACGCTGTTGTCAGATGCTTTCAGTTTAGAATTGTTGCTTACATTTTCCAACTGCAGCAAATTATTTCTATaaaatgcaaaatgacagtgAAGGTGCTGCAGCGGTGGTCAAGTAATGTAATCAGCATATAACCCAGTGTATATTATAACAGTGTAACACCAACTACCCCAGATGgacaaaaaatgtgcaattcCATAATGTACTTAAATAATACTTAGTAATACTTACTAATAATATAGAAGATAATCTTATAAAATATCTTATCTCCATCATAACCCTTGCCCACCTTGAATATCCCTTGGCCCACTCTTCATCTCATATCTGGAGCGAGGCCTGCCTCATACCGGTTCATCACTAAAGgatctttttaatcttttttttttttcatctttaggAGGGGCTAGAACTGGAAAAACCTGTTAGATTAGATTTAAAGTTTGTTGTAACTTCTAAGCTACACTTTAAAGAAAGCATTATATGTTAGCACAAAAAACATACATATGTAATTATTTCATTGCATTGGATTTTACTGCTATCTGTAGTTTTTACTATAATACCTACAATTTATCTCTGTATACAATGCATGCCATTACAAGAGCTTTTTACATTGCTGGGatgttttactttttcttttacaaGTTTactatgtgatttttttttaccagcGTTTACCCCTAATTTACATTGTTAATatcttaaattacattaaattacattatCTTTAATTACATActacattaaattaatatttaatgtctTAAATTACTACTTTTGCAAGTACCAGTacagatttttaatttatattgttgTGTGAGTGTAGTCCTAATGTGTCCTAATGTTGAGAGCACACACTTTGTTTATTGCTACCACACTGTTCAGAAAATTAAACACAATCTATCCAGAGCCCAGAGATACAGTATGTCCAGTCAGTGGAGTCACCAGTATTCAGTGGTAAGCTGGTAAAATGTACAACACTGTTTCCTATTCCTCTAGTCTAAATCaaaatacatatacatttatGTTTGGTGTACCAGTGCATGCAGAAAATGAATGCTGTTATTTGTACACAATgcgatttaaaaattattttcaagcCTAGTTTAAAGTCAAATCTATTATTTTCTTACTAATGTTATAGCCTACTATTTTCCTAATACTATATAGTGAtcctatttaaatatattctgAAGTTATCAAACCCCATGG encodes the following:
- the LOC141284224 gene encoding GTPase IMAP family member 8-like, encoding MVQGNKGGHYEINRDTLQCVGEKRKEQEKRAKERQVKIQQLKEETSTTKNEHRLSELRIVLLGYNESGKSSAGNTILGKSAFDLKRSLTSAVRKGDVAGRHIIVVDTPGRRRTYCSKYTPRLYKDEIVLSSSLCPPGPQVFLLVIRVDVSFTEVHRRAVEEHAACHGKNIWDHMIVLFTFGDWLGETDIEQLIESEGESLQWIINQCGNRYHLFNNKNTDDGNQVTELFKKIEEMVAGNRLRCFKIDNQHIEEVKKRKIKVEKKIKYIQEEVQKRSKLRNAISGNAKLSEMRMVLLGSYCCSMSSAGNTILGRKVFNSRRSDVNLEENGEVAERKLSVVCTPGFAKDYLTEKRLEDVKLNILRSMTESSSGTHAFILVQSVESSFSVEEKSALEKIMEPLGERVWNHMLVLFTVGDLGETPIELFIASEGDALLWLIEKCRNRYHVLNCKNNGVESQVTELLEKIEEMMAENRGQPYEIDRETLQCVKEKMRAEDKSAEKRRMNRSDPIPIKKGGSMDIPLNIVKGCSSSSGYLSMSISSQGIPEEYQVSKSQCIEMTSGLESFDSDKEPHLE